The genomic segment CAATCTGTAGTACCGGTGATTGGATTAATACAGTAAAAGTTTACCAGGTCGGGCAGGGCCGCGTATTTACGATTGAGAGTCGCCATGATGAGCTCGTCAATCCAGACTCCAGAGCCTGGGGTGCTCGTTGACGAGACGCGTTCTGCGGTTATTGGTTAAGGGAGAGTCTCTAAAAACGGCACCACAGCTCAGCAGATGAAGAGAAAAGCTGTAGCCGGAGACTCGGAGGATTCTCAGCCCAGTTCGATTGCCTGGAGTTGTTCGTCGCTGGTCAGTCAGGCGGAATGACGATGCCAACCCAAAAGAGGTCCAGGGGGATTTGCTGCTCGTGGCAGCTTCGTCCAACTGATGCTGGCCAATCAATCACCGTCTTCAATGGCTTTAAGCCCCTGACATCTGGACGCAACGGGGCTGAATCCAGCACACTGGCCCTGTCCAGCATGGCGGGGCTCTTTGATCCTCCCCAATCCCCCACACTTCAACCTTccaaggttcaatgttgaatttCTCAGCCAGTCCTCGCCCTTGAGAGTGGCACATTAGCTTGCATTCGAAAAACGGACAAAAATTAGGATGAGCCTTCTCCTAGGAACACAATTAGAAGGATCTTTTGTGTAAAATCAACTATAATTATCTTTACAGTAATTATCGCAATTATCTTCTCCAAATTAACTGTAAAAACTTGCTGTAAAATTAGCTGCACCTACTAACTCTGCTGTGGTTTCTGCCGTTTTTCGGCTGCGAGCTAATGTGCCACCGTAGCCTTGGTCGCGTCCAAAAGCCAGCGTCACGCGTCAACGTCCGTTGTCGCACCAAGCAAAAGCTTCCCGACTTACAACATCTAGATACCCACGGAACACGCCCCAGCCACGCACAGTTGGTCAGTACATCATTGCAGCTGCGTCATCAGTTTTCCCATCTTTACAGAAGTCTTGCACATTACAGGAAAAGACGGCATTTTAGCTTCACTGCTGGCAAGCCCAAAACGCCAGGTAGCATCCCACACTGGAGACTGCATCGGTTACTTTCGTCGCTGCGAAAACGACCACTATGCTGCATTAAGGCGCCGACGACCCTTTGCAGGCACCTCGAGCCTTAGATGCTTCAGTACATGGCCGCTTGTATCATATTTGCTTGTTCGTTGAACCCGTGGTAGACACCATGGGCGGGCTTCTCAACAATGAACCGAAGCTCAGAATGGCTCAACGGAGAATTGGCTTGAACCGCAACCAAAACACCCCATCTCTTCTATCTCGGCATAAGCCTCCTTACAAAATCAAGGTGCCGGAAACGATTGATGCTCCTCCAGTATCCAGcagcgacgaggacgatgacaGTGACGCCGGTTTCGTCTCTCCCATCAAGCCGATTGCCCAGCACAAATCGCCTTCTAAAAGCCCCCAGAAGCTAAACATGAAGAAATTATGCTCTCTGATCGATAGCTCGGAAAGCTCAGGAGAGGGAGACGAGCGGGCAGCACGGGCCGGTATCAAAAGCACCAATTTTGGCACAACGAAAGGGACCATGACAACACGAGAAACCCGAAGTAAGAGGAAGGATTCACCGGTCGAACGAACAGAGAACGCCAAGGATGCAGACAGTAAGAGACGGAGAATGGGTGAAACCGCCCAACGAACTCAACGCAAGACATCCAGGAGCACCCCGCCAGCCAGCTCGGGGGAGCATCTTAGGGACGAACTAGGATTCACGAAGATCAGGAGAGCCAAAGCAACGTACgggaaaaaagagaataGCTCACAGGAGGTACCGGTTAAGAAAGGTTTGACAGACACTCAACTTACGCCGTCAGATACTAATGCTGAGGTAGCGCTGAAGAAAGATTCGGCAACTCTACGGGTTCCGGCCGTGTTGCAAAGTCCTGAGCggaccaagaagaacaagcttCTGTTACCTTCCGATCTCCCCCCTTCGTCACCTGAGGACAAACCGAAACTCAAATTATCAAGTTCCTTCGGATCATCACAATCCTCCCCTGGTGGCAGAAGGGAGAAGAAATTACGGAAATTCAAAGCAGTAGAACGGTCTCCATCGCCCCCTCCTGCAGTTTTCAAGATGCCTGCGTCAATATCAGATCTCCAACTTCGAAAATCGAAGAATGACGCAATAGAGGATTCACTAATAGACGACCAGACTGATGTCCAGAGCCAAACTGATCAGGTTGTGAAATCCAATGtggacgacgatggagaAAgtgcagaagcagcagcgacgTGTCCCTGGTGCGGGGAACCTGTTGATAAGATGTTACtcgacgactttgccaaaggGAGACGATTGAATGTTCGACTACAAAGCAAATTTTGTCAAAAGCACAAGAAGCAAACAGCGACGGAGTTATGGGAGCAAAAGAGCTATCCTGAAGTCCAGTGGGGTGGTCTGGAAAAGCGCTTTACAATGCATCACGAATTGCTGCTGAACATTATAAACGGCGGAGACTCGCACTTCCGCTGCATACACAAAAAGAACATTTCGTCTGGAAAAGCAAGGTCCATGAAGAAGGAAGGCAATATGAACCCGGGATACTACGGACCACGTGGATTCAACCTGATGTGCGACTATTTAGTCAACGAATTTAGCGACTTGCTCAAGAAGAAAGCGGTGGACGACAGGGTGATTTCTGGCCGTGGATCAGCGGCGTTCATCCAGACCGTCCTCGTGGCAGAACTGGCCGTCCGGCTCATCATGGACGACATGAATGTTACCGAGGAAGAAGCACGCGATATCCTGGAAGAGAGCAAGGCACTGGGTGAGATGATTCACGAAGAGACATGATTTGCAATATGACTGAGCGATAGCGACATGAGCATAAACTGTATGCATAGCGAACTGTATGGACAGACGAGTGACTTGCTTCTTTCGAATACAAGGGCCATCTACTGTAACTTCTATGGACCAATGTACGTGAAGGAGAAGATAACCATGGTCTAGTCACAACCTCCACATCTTGATGCAGAAAATCACAGAAGCAATGCAATCGCCTCACAAGGTCCAAGCCTCATCTCTCCACCAttcacatcatcaaccttCTTCCCAGCAGAACTGACCAAAACCTCACGAGCCTTGACACCACTCGACCAGGCCACCTCATCCGTGGAAAAGTTGCATACAATGAGCGCGGCGTCGCCATTCCCCGCAACCCTCTTATACGCAAATACCCTGTCGttggcctcatcaacaagctcaaagtCTCCGTACACGAAAATATCCTTGTGCTCCTTGCGTTTCTCCAACGCCCGCCGGTACGTGTGATATACCGACTCAGGATCCTTCACCTGGGACGCAGCGTTAATCTGCTTATAATTGTCATTCACACGCATCCACGGCGCGCTGCCCGTCGTGAAACCCGCCTGGGGAGAATCATCCCACTGCATCGGCGTGCGGGCATTGTCGCGGGACTTCTTTTGATATTCCATCCTTAGCTGCGCCTTTGTGGCTTCGTCGGCAGAGTCTTTGAATAACCTGGCGCTGGTCAGCTGTGTTTCCGTCAATAATGGCGAGGGAAGACGTACCCCCAGTGATTAAGACAATCTACGTCCTTGTActcatccatgtcccatTCGACAGGGACGTTCGTCATGCCAATCTCCTGCCCCTGATAGATGAAGGGCGTGCCGGCTTGGAATGCCAAAAACACAGCAATGAGCTTGGCGCTGGCTACTCTGTGCTCCGGGTGGTCATGGACGAAGCGGCTCACGGCACGAGGTTGGTCATGGTTCTCGAGATACAAGGCGTTCCAGCCGTTGTTGTCGTACATGAAGCGTTGCCACTTGTTTACTTTGGATTTCAACGTGGAGAGGGTCCATTTTCCCGGGGAGAATTTGCCGTTTACACCGTGGTCAATATCCATTCTGGTTTCAGTCAGCGTATGCCATGATTGTGAGAATATGTGTAAGACGTACAGTTCAAAGTGGAAAATCATGCTCAATTCGCCTCGGTCAGCGGCCACCGCTCTCACAAGCTCCTTTTCATCGTGCACACAGGGCATTTCACCGA from the Pochonia chlamydosporia 170 chromosome 6, whole genome shotgun sequence genome contains:
- a CDS encoding RTC4-like domain-containing protein, translating into MGGLLNNEPKLRMAQRRIGLNRNQNTPSLLSRHKPPYKIKVPETIDAPPVSSSDEDDDSDAGFVSPIKPIAQHKSPSKSPQKLNMKKLCSLIDSSESSGEGDERAARAGIKSTNFGTTKGTMTTRETRSKRKDSPVERTENAKDADSKRRRMGETAQRTQRKTSRSTPPASSGEHLRDELGFTKIRRAKATYGKKENSSQEVPVKKGLTDTQLTPSDTNAEVALKKDSATLRVPAVLQSPERTKKNKLLLPSDLPPSSPEDKPKLKLSSSFGSSQSSPGGRREKKLRKFKAVERSPSPPPAVFKMPASISDLQLRKSKNDAIEDSLIDDQTDVQSQTDQVVKSNVDDDGESAEAAATCPWCGEPVDKMLLDDFAKGRRLNVRLQSKFCQKHKKQTATELWEQKSYPEVQWGGLEKRFTMHHELLLNIINGGDSHFRCIHKKNISSGKARSMKKEGNMNPGYYGPRGFNLMCDYLVNEFSDLLKKKAVDDRVISGRGSAAFIQTVLVAELAVRLIMDDMNVTEEEARDILEESKALGEMIHEET
- a CDS encoding maltase (similar to Neosartorya fischeri NRRL 181 XP_001261589.1); amino-acid sequence: MGSKPEQLRAWWKEGSVYQVYPASFQDSTGSGVGDLKGIISRVDYLKDLGVDIVWLSPIFKSPQHDMGYDISDYRVIDPPYGDITDVDVLRDALHARGMKLVLDLVMNHTSDEHEWFKESRKSKDNPYRDWYIWKPPRYDEQGNRCPPNNWQSHFQGSAWEYDETTDEYYLRLFCREQPDLNWENPAVRKAAHDVMRFWLDRGADGFRIDVINFISKDQSFPDSKQTVLRGTEHYACGPRLHEYLKELGAILKEYDAFSVGEMPCVHDEKELVRAVAADRGELSMIFHFELMDIDHGVNGKFSPGKWTLSTLKSKVNKWQRFMYDNNGWNALYLENHDQPRAVSRFVHDHPEHRVASAKLIAVFLAFQAGTPFIYQGQEIGMTNVPVEWDMDEYKDVDCLNHWGLFKDSADEATKAQLRMEYQKKSRDNARTPMQWDDSPQAGFTTGSAPWMRVNDNYKQINAASQVKDPESVYHTYRRALEKRKEHKDIFVYGDFELVDEANDRVFAYKRVAGNGDAALIVCNFSTDEVAWSSGVKAREVLVSSAGKKVDDVNGGEMRLGPCEAIALLL